A single region of the Grus americana isolate bGruAme1 chromosome 3, bGruAme1.mat, whole genome shotgun sequence genome encodes:
- the MFSD4B gene encoding sodium-dependent glucose transporter 1 isoform X2, producing MAGAEEKKHVWFAAPGEAAAAAAAGPRLPTTPHAEVAVVGGWRCGRGGEGAALRWCISGALCAAFLGLGMSIAVLGPTFQNLAANVHKNVTDIYYIFVGRSLGYLGGSVLGGVLFDCMNAHLLLALSMFGTTVGLYGIPWCKKSLLLTVLMSVIGASMGILDTGGNILALNTWGAEAGPHMQALHFSFAVGAFVAPILAKMALGGSESKDLPVAGKTNQTVLRAVPTASAASAVSALKHRLGADFLWSYVVIGTYLLFVSFVFFILYSKGSSARDKSKASLQKCLFAKYHYALIFLLFVFFFCYVGAEVTYGSYIFTYAKVFAEMKENEAAALNSVFWGAFATCRGVAIFCAACLYPGTMILLSVVGSATSSSCLAFFARYPAVLWVGTAVYGASMATIFPSGISWIEQYTVVQGKSASLFVIGAALGEMCIPAVVGYLQGRFHHVPVVMYAALVTSVMTVILFPLMYKLANCRGESDLKEMSESEDRKALLSNSGLNEDEEDEEDAGEWNEADFEVIEMNDTLRNSVVETSRKIPGDSPAKGSLQPHLGDVSPDSPAVAGGSPGRKNVNVDREKKD from the exons ATGGCCGGCGCTGAGGAGAAGAAGCACGTCTGGTTCGCCGccccgggggaggcggcggcagcggcagcggcgggaCCGCGCCTCCCCACCACGCCGCATGCGGAGGTGGCCGTGGTCGGCGGCTGGCGAtgcggccggggcggggagggagccGCGCTGCGGTGGTGCATCTCCGGGGCGCTGTGTGCGGCCTTCCTAGGGCTG GGAATGAGCATCGCGGTGCTGGGGCCCACCTTCCAAAACCTGGCCGCCAACGTCCATAAGAACGTCACCGACATCTACTACATCTTCGTGGGCCGGTCGCTGGGCTACCTGGGCGGGTCGGTGCTCGGGGGGGTGCTCTTCGACTGCATGAACGCCCACCTCCTCCTCG cATTGTCCATGTTTGGAACAACAGTTGGTCTTTACGGGATACCCTGGTGTAAGAAATCCCTGCTGCTAACTGTCTTAATGTCAGTGATTGGCGCTTCCATGGGAATTCTAGACACAG GTGGCAACATACTGGCGCTGAACACCTGGGGAGCGGAGGCTGGGCCACATATGCAGGCCTTGCACTTCAGCTTTGCTGTCGGTGCGTTTGTGGCTCCCatcctggccaaaatggcctTGGGAGGCTCCGAATCTAAAGACCTTCCAGTGGCTGGAAAGACAAACCAGACTGTCCTGAGGGCTGTGCCGACAGCATCAGCTGCATCAGCTGTGTCAGCACTGAAGCACCGGCTTGGAGCGGATTTTTTGTGGTCCTATGTCGTCATAGGGACCTATCTTCTGTTTgtgtcttttgtcttttttattttgtattcgAAGGGCAGCTCAGCTCGAGACAAATCAAAGGCTTCTCTGCAGAAATGCCTGTTTGCCAAATACCACTACGCcctcatttttctcctgttcgTATTCTTCTTCTGCTATGTGGGAGCGGAGGTCACTTACGGCTCTTACATATTTACTTACGCAAAGGTCTTTGCTGAGATGAAAGAAAACGAAGCGGCCGCTTTGAATTCTGTCTTCTGGGGGGCGTTTGCCACTTGCAGAGGAGTGGCGATATTCTGTGCTGCTTGCTTGTACCCTGGCACCATGATCCTGCTGAGTGTCGTAGgctctgccacctcctcctcgtGCTTGGCCTTCTTTGCGAGGTACCCGGCTGTGCTGTGGGTTGGAACCGCCGTGTACGGAGCATCCATGGCTACCATCTTTCCCAGCGGCATTTCCTGGATAGAACAGTACACGGTTGTGCAAGGCAAATCGGCTTCTCTCTTTGTGATCGGTGCCGCGCTGGGCGAGATGTGCATTCCCGCTGTGGTGGGGTATCTTCAAGGCAGGTTTCACCACGTTCCTGTGGTGATGTACGCTGCCTTGGTGACTTCTGTGATGACGGTTATACTCTTCCCTCTGATGTACAAATTGGCCAACTGTCGTGGCGAGAGCGACTTGAAAGAAATGAGTGAGAGCGAGGACCGGAAAGCTTTGCTGTCAAACTCGGGGCTTAATGAGGATGAAGAAGATGAGGAGGATGCAGGAGAGTGGAACGAAGCAGACTTTGAGGTAATAGAAATGAATGACACGCTGAGAAACTCTGTGGTAGAGACGTCCCGTAAGATACCAGGGGACTCTCCAGCCAAAGGCTCTCTCCAGCCCCACCTGGGTGATGTATCGCCCGATTCTCCAGCGGTCGCTGGTGGCTCCCCTGGgagaaaaaatgtgaatgttgACCGGGAGAAGAAGGATTAA
- the MFSD4B gene encoding sodium-dependent glucose transporter 1 isoform X3, whose product MAGAEEKKHVWFAAPGEAAAAAAAGPRLPTTPHAEVAVVGGWRCGRGGEGAALRWCISGALCAAFLGLVSAGGGRPLPLRPLGLAGAANRRGRGKAVSEVTPFKNVLQGMSIAVLGPTFQNLAANVHKNVTDIYYIFVGRSLGYLGGSVLGGVLFDCMNAHLLLALSMFGTTVGLYGIPWCKKSLLLTVLMSVIGASMGILDTGGNILALNTWGAEAGPHMQALHFSFAVGAFVAPILAKMALGGSESKDLPVAGKTNQTVLRAVPTASAASAVSALKHRLGADFLWSYVVIGTYLLFVSFVFFILYSKGSSARDKSKASLQKCLFAKYHYALIFLLFVFFFCYVGAEVTYGSYIFTYAKVFAEMKENEAAALNSVFWGAFATCRGVAIFCAACLYPGTMILLSVVGSATSSSCLAFFARYPAVLWVGTAVYGASMATIFPSGISWIEQYTVVQGKSASLFVIGAALGEMCIPAVVGYLQGRFHHVPVVMYAALVTSVMTVILFPLMYKLANCRGESDLKEMSESEDRKALLSNSGLNEDEEDEEDAGEWNEADFEQASQPDLYQH is encoded by the exons ATGGCCGGCGCTGAGGAGAAGAAGCACGTCTGGTTCGCCGccccgggggaggcggcggcagcggcagcggcgggaCCGCGCCTCCCCACCACGCCGCATGCGGAGGTGGCCGTGGTCGGCGGCTGGCGAtgcggccggggcggggagggagccGCGCTGCGGTGGTGCATCTCCGGGGCGCTGTGTGCGGCCTTCCTAGGGCTGGTGAgcgcggggggcgggcggccTCTTCCCCTCCGGCCGCTCGGCCTGGCCGGGGCCGCGAACCGCCGCGGGCGGGGGAAGGCGGTGAGCGAGGTCACCCCGTTTAAAAATGTCTTGCAGGGAATGAGCATCGCGGTGCTGGGGCCCACCTTCCAAAACCTGGCCGCCAACGTCCATAAGAACGTCACCGACATCTACTACATCTTCGTGGGCCGGTCGCTGGGCTACCTGGGCGGGTCGGTGCTCGGGGGGGTGCTCTTCGACTGCATGAACGCCCACCTCCTCCTCG cATTGTCCATGTTTGGAACAACAGTTGGTCTTTACGGGATACCCTGGTGTAAGAAATCCCTGCTGCTAACTGTCTTAATGTCAGTGATTGGCGCTTCCATGGGAATTCTAGACACAG GTGGCAACATACTGGCGCTGAACACCTGGGGAGCGGAGGCTGGGCCACATATGCAGGCCTTGCACTTCAGCTTTGCTGTCGGTGCGTTTGTGGCTCCCatcctggccaaaatggcctTGGGAGGCTCCGAATCTAAAGACCTTCCAGTGGCTGGAAAGACAAACCAGACTGTCCTGAGGGCTGTGCCGACAGCATCAGCTGCATCAGCTGTGTCAGCACTGAAGCACCGGCTTGGAGCGGATTTTTTGTGGTCCTATGTCGTCATAGGGACCTATCTTCTGTTTgtgtcttttgtcttttttattttgtattcgAAGGGCAGCTCAGCTCGAGACAAATCAAAGGCTTCTCTGCAGAAATGCCTGTTTGCCAAATACCACTACGCcctcatttttctcctgttcgTATTCTTCTTCTGCTATGTGGGAGCGGAGGTCACTTACGGCTCTTACATATTTACTTACGCAAAGGTCTTTGCTGAGATGAAAGAAAACGAAGCGGCCGCTTTGAATTCTGTCTTCTGGGGGGCGTTTGCCACTTGCAGAGGAGTGGCGATATTCTGTGCTGCTTGCTTGTACCCTGGCACCATGATCCTGCTGAGTGTCGTAGgctctgccacctcctcctcgtGCTTGGCCTTCTTTGCGAGGTACCCGGCTGTGCTGTGGGTTGGAACCGCCGTGTACGGAGCATCCATGGCTACCATCTTTCCCAGCGGCATTTCCTGGATAGAACAGTACACGGTTGTGCAAGGCAAATCGGCTTCTCTCTTTGTGATCGGTGCCGCGCTGGGCGAGATGTGCATTCCCGCTGTGGTGGGGTATCTTCAAGGCAGGTTTCACCACGTTCCTGTGGTGATGTACGCTGCCTTGGTGACTTCTGTGATGACGGTTATACTCTTCCCTCTGATGTACAAATTGGCCAACTGTCGTGGCGAGAGCGACTTGAAAGAAATGAGTGAGAGCGAGGACCGGAAAGCTTTGCTGTCAAACTCGGGGCTTAATGAGGATGAAGAAGATGAGGAGGATGCAGGAGAGTGGAACGAAGCAGACTTTGAG
- the MFSD4B gene encoding sodium-dependent glucose transporter 1 isoform X1, with product MAGAEEKKHVWFAAPGEAAAAAAAGPRLPTTPHAEVAVVGGWRCGRGGEGAALRWCISGALCAAFLGLVSAGGGRPLPLRPLGLAGAANRRGRGKAVSEVTPFKNVLQGMSIAVLGPTFQNLAANVHKNVTDIYYIFVGRSLGYLGGSVLGGVLFDCMNAHLLLALSMFGTTVGLYGIPWCKKSLLLTVLMSVIGASMGILDTGGNILALNTWGAEAGPHMQALHFSFAVGAFVAPILAKMALGGSESKDLPVAGKTNQTVLRAVPTASAASAVSALKHRLGADFLWSYVVIGTYLLFVSFVFFILYSKGSSARDKSKASLQKCLFAKYHYALIFLLFVFFFCYVGAEVTYGSYIFTYAKVFAEMKENEAAALNSVFWGAFATCRGVAIFCAACLYPGTMILLSVVGSATSSSCLAFFARYPAVLWVGTAVYGASMATIFPSGISWIEQYTVVQGKSASLFVIGAALGEMCIPAVVGYLQGRFHHVPVVMYAALVTSVMTVILFPLMYKLANCRGESDLKEMSESEDRKALLSNSGLNEDEEDEEDAGEWNEADFEVIEMNDTLRNSVVETSRKIPGDSPAKGSLQPHLGDVSPDSPAVAGGSPGRKNVNVDREKKD from the exons ATGGCCGGCGCTGAGGAGAAGAAGCACGTCTGGTTCGCCGccccgggggaggcggcggcagcggcagcggcgggaCCGCGCCTCCCCACCACGCCGCATGCGGAGGTGGCCGTGGTCGGCGGCTGGCGAtgcggccggggcggggagggagccGCGCTGCGGTGGTGCATCTCCGGGGCGCTGTGTGCGGCCTTCCTAGGGCTGGTGAgcgcggggggcgggcggccTCTTCCCCTCCGGCCGCTCGGCCTGGCCGGGGCCGCGAACCGCCGCGGGCGGGGGAAGGCGGTGAGCGAGGTCACCCCGTTTAAAAATGTCTTGCAGGGAATGAGCATCGCGGTGCTGGGGCCCACCTTCCAAAACCTGGCCGCCAACGTCCATAAGAACGTCACCGACATCTACTACATCTTCGTGGGCCGGTCGCTGGGCTACCTGGGCGGGTCGGTGCTCGGGGGGGTGCTCTTCGACTGCATGAACGCCCACCTCCTCCTCG cATTGTCCATGTTTGGAACAACAGTTGGTCTTTACGGGATACCCTGGTGTAAGAAATCCCTGCTGCTAACTGTCTTAATGTCAGTGATTGGCGCTTCCATGGGAATTCTAGACACAG GTGGCAACATACTGGCGCTGAACACCTGGGGAGCGGAGGCTGGGCCACATATGCAGGCCTTGCACTTCAGCTTTGCTGTCGGTGCGTTTGTGGCTCCCatcctggccaaaatggcctTGGGAGGCTCCGAATCTAAAGACCTTCCAGTGGCTGGAAAGACAAACCAGACTGTCCTGAGGGCTGTGCCGACAGCATCAGCTGCATCAGCTGTGTCAGCACTGAAGCACCGGCTTGGAGCGGATTTTTTGTGGTCCTATGTCGTCATAGGGACCTATCTTCTGTTTgtgtcttttgtcttttttattttgtattcgAAGGGCAGCTCAGCTCGAGACAAATCAAAGGCTTCTCTGCAGAAATGCCTGTTTGCCAAATACCACTACGCcctcatttttctcctgttcgTATTCTTCTTCTGCTATGTGGGAGCGGAGGTCACTTACGGCTCTTACATATTTACTTACGCAAAGGTCTTTGCTGAGATGAAAGAAAACGAAGCGGCCGCTTTGAATTCTGTCTTCTGGGGGGCGTTTGCCACTTGCAGAGGAGTGGCGATATTCTGTGCTGCTTGCTTGTACCCTGGCACCATGATCCTGCTGAGTGTCGTAGgctctgccacctcctcctcgtGCTTGGCCTTCTTTGCGAGGTACCCGGCTGTGCTGTGGGTTGGAACCGCCGTGTACGGAGCATCCATGGCTACCATCTTTCCCAGCGGCATTTCCTGGATAGAACAGTACACGGTTGTGCAAGGCAAATCGGCTTCTCTCTTTGTGATCGGTGCCGCGCTGGGCGAGATGTGCATTCCCGCTGTGGTGGGGTATCTTCAAGGCAGGTTTCACCACGTTCCTGTGGTGATGTACGCTGCCTTGGTGACTTCTGTGATGACGGTTATACTCTTCCCTCTGATGTACAAATTGGCCAACTGTCGTGGCGAGAGCGACTTGAAAGAAATGAGTGAGAGCGAGGACCGGAAAGCTTTGCTGTCAAACTCGGGGCTTAATGAGGATGAAGAAGATGAGGAGGATGCAGGAGAGTGGAACGAAGCAGACTTTGAGGTAATAGAAATGAATGACACGCTGAGAAACTCTGTGGTAGAGACGTCCCGTAAGATACCAGGGGACTCTCCAGCCAAAGGCTCTCTCCAGCCCCACCTGGGTGATGTATCGCCCGATTCTCCAGCGGTCGCTGGTGGCTCCCCTGGgagaaaaaatgtgaatgttgACCGGGAGAAGAAGGATTAA
- the MFSD4B gene encoding sodium-dependent glucose transporter 1 isoform X4, whose amino-acid sequence MSIAVLGPTFQNLAANVHKNVTDIYYIFVGRSLGYLGGSVLGGVLFDCMNAHLLLALSMFGTTVGLYGIPWCKKSLLLTVLMSVIGASMGILDTGGNILALNTWGAEAGPHMQALHFSFAVGAFVAPILAKMALGGSESKDLPVAGKTNQTVLRAVPTASAASAVSALKHRLGADFLWSYVVIGTYLLFVSFVFFILYSKGSSARDKSKASLQKCLFAKYHYALIFLLFVFFFCYVGAEVTYGSYIFTYAKVFAEMKENEAAALNSVFWGAFATCRGVAIFCAACLYPGTMILLSVVGSATSSSCLAFFARYPAVLWVGTAVYGASMATIFPSGISWIEQYTVVQGKSASLFVIGAALGEMCIPAVVGYLQGRFHHVPVVMYAALVTSVMTVILFPLMYKLANCRGESDLKEMSESEDRKALLSNSGLNEDEEDEEDAGEWNEADFEVIEMNDTLRNSVVETSRKIPGDSPAKGSLQPHLGDVSPDSPAVAGGSPGRKNVNVDREKKD is encoded by the exons ATGAGCATCGCGGTGCTGGGGCCCACCTTCCAAAACCTGGCCGCCAACGTCCATAAGAACGTCACCGACATCTACTACATCTTCGTGGGCCGGTCGCTGGGCTACCTGGGCGGGTCGGTGCTCGGGGGGGTGCTCTTCGACTGCATGAACGCCCACCTCCTCCTCG cATTGTCCATGTTTGGAACAACAGTTGGTCTTTACGGGATACCCTGGTGTAAGAAATCCCTGCTGCTAACTGTCTTAATGTCAGTGATTGGCGCTTCCATGGGAATTCTAGACACAG GTGGCAACATACTGGCGCTGAACACCTGGGGAGCGGAGGCTGGGCCACATATGCAGGCCTTGCACTTCAGCTTTGCTGTCGGTGCGTTTGTGGCTCCCatcctggccaaaatggcctTGGGAGGCTCCGAATCTAAAGACCTTCCAGTGGCTGGAAAGACAAACCAGACTGTCCTGAGGGCTGTGCCGACAGCATCAGCTGCATCAGCTGTGTCAGCACTGAAGCACCGGCTTGGAGCGGATTTTTTGTGGTCCTATGTCGTCATAGGGACCTATCTTCTGTTTgtgtcttttgtcttttttattttgtattcgAAGGGCAGCTCAGCTCGAGACAAATCAAAGGCTTCTCTGCAGAAATGCCTGTTTGCCAAATACCACTACGCcctcatttttctcctgttcgTATTCTTCTTCTGCTATGTGGGAGCGGAGGTCACTTACGGCTCTTACATATTTACTTACGCAAAGGTCTTTGCTGAGATGAAAGAAAACGAAGCGGCCGCTTTGAATTCTGTCTTCTGGGGGGCGTTTGCCACTTGCAGAGGAGTGGCGATATTCTGTGCTGCTTGCTTGTACCCTGGCACCATGATCCTGCTGAGTGTCGTAGgctctgccacctcctcctcgtGCTTGGCCTTCTTTGCGAGGTACCCGGCTGTGCTGTGGGTTGGAACCGCCGTGTACGGAGCATCCATGGCTACCATCTTTCCCAGCGGCATTTCCTGGATAGAACAGTACACGGTTGTGCAAGGCAAATCGGCTTCTCTCTTTGTGATCGGTGCCGCGCTGGGCGAGATGTGCATTCCCGCTGTGGTGGGGTATCTTCAAGGCAGGTTTCACCACGTTCCTGTGGTGATGTACGCTGCCTTGGTGACTTCTGTGATGACGGTTATACTCTTCCCTCTGATGTACAAATTGGCCAACTGTCGTGGCGAGAGCGACTTGAAAGAAATGAGTGAGAGCGAGGACCGGAAAGCTTTGCTGTCAAACTCGGGGCTTAATGAGGATGAAGAAGATGAGGAGGATGCAGGAGAGTGGAACGAAGCAGACTTTGAGGTAATAGAAATGAATGACACGCTGAGAAACTCTGTGGTAGAGACGTCCCGTAAGATACCAGGGGACTCTCCAGCCAAAGGCTCTCTCCAGCCCCACCTGGGTGATGTATCGCCCGATTCTCCAGCGGTCGCTGGTGGCTCCCCTGGgagaaaaaatgtgaatgttgACCGGGAGAAGAAGGATTAA